Proteins found in one Hypericibacter terrae genomic segment:
- a CDS encoding D-alanyl-D-alanine carboxypeptidase family protein, protein MTLAARPLTALAALAFLATSSLGIAAARAESIDTTATEAYVLDFDTGAVLLDKNAETQIQPASLSKLMTVYLLFEALKKGEVKLDDSFPVSKEAWALNEGSTMFVGIGSQIHVEDLIRGIIVQSGNDACLVVAEGLAGTEEAFVERMNKKAKELGLNDSQFDNPHGLEDPKQLMTAHDVAWLAHHLIADFPEYYHYFSEKEFVFNGIKQGNRNPLLYKDPTVDGLKTGHLSISGYSVAVSAKRDGRRIITVLIGTHSMQERSDEAAKVLDWAFREYDNYTVAKAGSVLADAPVWMGQEATVPLAVGKDLLVTLPRAAHDKLTAKAVFDGPIPAPITAGQEVGKVVISVPGMADMEVPLVAGKEVPKLGFFGRMFASLKHYIGGGA, encoded by the coding sequence ATGACACTCGCTGCACGTCCTTTGACCGCGCTCGCGGCCTTGGCCTTTCTCGCCACCTCGTCGCTGGGGATCGCCGCCGCCCGGGCCGAATCCATCGACACCACGGCGACCGAAGCCTATGTCCTGGATTTCGACACCGGCGCGGTGCTCCTCGACAAGAACGCGGAAACCCAGATCCAGCCGGCCTCGCTCAGCAAGCTGATGACGGTCTATCTGCTGTTCGAGGCGCTGAAGAAGGGCGAGGTCAAGCTCGACGACAGCTTCCCGGTCTCGAAGGAAGCCTGGGCGCTGAACGAGGGCTCGACGATGTTCGTCGGCATCGGCAGCCAGATCCATGTCGAGGACCTGATCCGCGGCATCATCGTCCAGTCGGGCAATGACGCCTGCCTCGTGGTCGCGGAAGGTCTCGCCGGCACCGAGGAAGCCTTCGTCGAGCGGATGAACAAGAAGGCCAAGGAGCTCGGCCTCAACGACAGTCAGTTCGACAATCCGCACGGGCTTGAAGATCCCAAGCAGCTGATGACCGCGCATGACGTGGCGTGGCTGGCCCATCACCTGATCGCCGACTTCCCCGAGTATTATCATTACTTCTCGGAGAAGGAGTTCGTCTTCAACGGCATCAAGCAGGGCAACCGCAATCCGCTGCTCTACAAGGATCCGACCGTCGACGGCCTCAAGACCGGCCATCTCAGCATCTCCGGCTACAGCGTCGCGGTCTCGGCCAAGCGCGACGGCCGGCGCATCATCACGGTGCTGATCGGGACCCATAGCATGCAGGAGCGCTCGGACGAGGCGGCGAAGGTCCTCGACTGGGCGTTCCGCGAGTATGACAATTACACGGTCGCCAAGGCCGGTTCGGTGCTGGCCGACGCGCCGGTCTGGATGGGCCAGGAGGCGACGGTTCCGCTGGCGGTCGGCAAGGACCTGCTGGTGACGCTGCCGCGCGCGGCCCATGACAAGCTCACCGCCAAGGCGGTGTTCGATGGCCCGATCCCGGCGCCGATCACGGCCGGCCAGGAAGTGGGCAAGGTGGTGATCTCGGTGCCCGGCATGGCCGACATGGAAGTGCCGCTGGTCGCCGGCAAGGAAGTGCCGAAGCTGGGCTTCTTCGGCCGCATGTTCGCGTCGCTCAAGCACTATATCGGCGGCGGCGCCTGA
- a CDS encoding septal ring lytic transglycosylase RlpA family protein, with amino-acid sequence MLRWGSVAAMLGVTAALLLGGCSETELVLNTGKVVTKPTQTPPAYKIGQPYQVEGVWYYPKVDYSYDETGIASWYGPDFNGKPTASGEIYDQNGLTAAHKSLPLPTIVQVTNLENGRSLKLRINDRGPFVNGRIIDVSRRAAQLLGFHQNGTAKVRVQVLADESMALAAALTGGSGVPSDQPQPAVPTAAPTTAVTSQALPSTTSSTASTVATAPAATSTTTSTAPAATRAVAAAQPDGRVTQTLVKPSGIFIQAGSFTQYANAQKLTTELSRMGAATMTPVKVGTQQFYRVRLGPIASVPEADRLLEKLVQSGHTEARIVVD; translated from the coding sequence ATGCTCAGGTGGGGTTCGGTCGCGGCGATGCTGGGCGTGACGGCTGCGCTCTTGTTGGGCGGCTGCTCGGAGACCGAGCTCGTGCTCAATACCGGCAAGGTCGTGACCAAGCCCACCCAGACGCCGCCGGCCTACAAGATCGGGCAGCCCTACCAGGTCGAGGGCGTCTGGTACTACCCGAAGGTCGACTATAGCTATGACGAGACCGGGATCGCGTCCTGGTATGGGCCCGACTTCAACGGCAAGCCCACGGCCAGCGGCGAGATCTACGATCAGAACGGCCTGACGGCGGCGCACAAGTCGCTGCCGCTCCCGACCATCGTCCAGGTGACCAACCTCGAGAACGGGCGCTCGCTGAAGCTGCGCATCAATGACCGCGGGCCGTTCGTGAACGGCCGCATCATCGATGTGTCGCGCCGCGCCGCCCAGCTGCTGGGCTTCCACCAGAACGGCACCGCGAAGGTCCGCGTCCAGGTGCTGGCCGACGAGAGCATGGCCCTGGCGGCTGCCCTGACCGGCGGGAGCGGCGTGCCGTCCGACCAGCCGCAGCCGGCGGTGCCGACGGCGGCCCCCACCACGGCCGTCACCAGCCAGGCGCTGCCCTCGACGACGAGCAGCACCGCAAGCACGGTCGCAACGGCGCCGGCCGCGACCAGCACGACGACCAGCACCGCGCCCGCGGCCACTCGGGCCGTCGCCGCGGCCCAGCCCGATGGCCGGGTCACGCAGACGCTCGTCAAGCCGAGCGGGATCTTCATCCAGGCCGGCTCCTTCACCCAATATGCGAACGCGCAGAAACTGACCACGGAATTGTCGCGCATGGGCGCCGCCACCATGACGCCGGTCAAGGTCGGCACGCAACAATTCTATCGCGTGCGGCTGGGACCGATCGCATCGGTTCCGGAGGCCGACCGGCTGTTGGAGAAGCTGGTCCAGTCCGGCCACACCGAGGCGCGCATCGTCGTGGATTGA
- a CDS encoding SDR family NAD(P)-dependent oxidoreductase codes for MSWHDKTVLITGGSGGMGRAIVERFLAEGANLAVADINSQRLGELERDMKAGPRLLAIPTDVTRVADCERMIAVTLARFGGLDLLVNGAGVWVEGPSDEATEAEWDRTLDINLKGTFFACRYAIPALEKASGTILNIASDAGLIGNAGAAIYCASKGGVVLLTKALARELAPRGIRVNAICPCDVETPMLKYQAETYGESNPKAYFDKLLAIYPQGARARFARAEEVAEFVFQIASPKLTPITGAALSIDFGTTAGL; via the coding sequence ATGAGCTGGCATGACAAGACGGTCCTGATCACCGGGGGGTCGGGCGGCATGGGACGCGCGATCGTCGAACGCTTCCTGGCCGAGGGCGCCAACCTCGCGGTCGCGGACATCAACAGCCAGCGGCTGGGCGAGCTCGAGCGCGACATGAAGGCCGGCCCGCGGCTCCTCGCGATCCCGACCGATGTCACACGCGTTGCCGATTGCGAGCGCATGATCGCAGTGACCCTCGCGCGCTTCGGCGGGCTCGATCTGCTGGTGAATGGCGCCGGCGTCTGGGTCGAGGGTCCCTCCGACGAGGCAACCGAGGCCGAATGGGACCGCACGCTCGACATCAACCTCAAGGGCACCTTCTTCGCCTGCCGCTACGCGATCCCGGCCCTCGAAAAGGCCTCCGGCACAATCCTCAACATCGCCTCGGATGCGGGCCTCATCGGCAATGCGGGGGCGGCCATCTATTGCGCATCGAAGGGCGGCGTGGTGCTGCTGACCAAGGCGCTGGCGCGCGAGCTGGCGCCCCGCGGCATCCGGGTCAATGCGATCTGTCCCTGCGATGTCGAGACGCCGATGCTGAAATACCAGGCCGAGACCTATGGCGAGAGTAATCCCAAGGCCTATTTCGACAAGCTGCTCGCGATCTATCCGCAAGGGGCCCGCGCGCGTTTCGCGCGTGCCGAGGAGGTCGCCGAGTTCGTGTTCCAGATCGCCTCGCCCAAGCTCACACCCATCACCGGTGCCGCCCTGTCGATCGACTTCGGCACCACCGCGGGACTCTGA
- a CDS encoding SDR family NAD(P)-dependent oxidoreductase — protein MAGVQGRTALVTGAGSADGIGFATARLLREAGARVAITSTTKRIFDRLEELPGGAKDKAAFTCDLTDRRAAAELVKKVEKTLGPVSILVNNAGMAQTGVKQRRQWAHEIDDASWDRQLDISLNTCFTLTRAVLPGMTRRRYGRIVNMSSVTGPVVAIPRSTAYGTAKAAMLGFTRSVALEYAGKGITANAVGPGWIATSSSSKKEIIAGDNTPVGRSGRSDEVGHVCVFLASEEASYLTGQLIVVDGGNTIQEFKGPRDVAF, from the coding sequence ATGGCAGGCGTCCAAGGCCGAACCGCGCTCGTGACGGGCGCGGGCAGCGCCGACGGAATCGGTTTCGCGACGGCCAGGCTGTTGCGCGAGGCGGGTGCCCGGGTCGCCATCACCTCCACCACCAAGCGCATCTTCGACCGGCTGGAAGAGCTGCCGGGCGGCGCGAAGGACAAGGCCGCCTTCACCTGCGACCTCACCGACCGGCGCGCCGCGGCCGAGCTCGTCAAGAAGGTCGAGAAGACGCTGGGTCCGGTCTCGATCCTGGTGAACAACGCCGGCATGGCGCAGACCGGCGTCAAGCAACGCCGGCAATGGGCCCATGAGATCGACGATGCCAGCTGGGACCGCCAGCTCGACATCAGCCTCAACACCTGCTTCACCCTCACCCGCGCCGTGCTGCCGGGCATGACGCGCCGGCGTTACGGGCGGATCGTCAACATGTCCTCGGTGACGGGCCCCGTGGTCGCGATCCCGCGCTCGACCGCCTATGGCACGGCCAAGGCGGCGATGCTGGGCTTCACCCGCTCGGTCGCCCTCGAATATGCCGGCAAGGGCATCACCGCGAACGCCGTCGGGCCGGGCTGGATCGCCACCAGCTCCAGCAGCAAGAAAGAGATCATCGCCGGCGACAACACCCCGGTCGGCCGCTCCGGCCGCTCGGACGAGGTCGGCCATGTCTGCGTCTTCCTCGCCTCCGAGGAAGCGAGCTATCTCACCGGCCAGCTGATCGTGGTCGATGGCGGCAACACGATCCAGGAATTCAAGGGGCCCCGGGACGTGGCGTTCTGA
- the metG gene encoding methionine--tRNA ligase, which produces MSGPRAYYITTPIYYVNDAPHIGHAYTTLACDVIARFMRLDGRRVNFLTGTDEHGQKVEKSAKAAGMTPKDFTDKVSQNFRDLAVAMNFSNDDFIRTTEARHIRACQALWQALLSRGHIYLGHYEGWYAVRDEAFYGEEELTTGADGRKRAPSGAEVDWVKEPSYFFDLSKWQQPLLDFYEKHPDFIAPETRRNEVLSFVRGGLTDLSVSRTSFKWGVPVPNDPDHIMYVWLDALTNYITAVGYPDVGSESYRTFWPADLHMVGKDILRFHTVYWPAFLMAAGLEPPRRVFAHGWWTNEGQKISKSLGNVIDPLQLVETYGLDQVRYFLLREVPFGNDGDFSRRAMVTRTNSDLANGLGNLAQRSLSMINKNCGAVVPEKGALTEADRKLLGQAQDLLPRWREAIETQTFNRGLETIWFVVAEADRYVDEQAPWALKKTDPARMATVLWVLAETVRYLAILVQPVMPESAGKLLDQLAVPQGRRSFVHLTEADALKAGTPLPAPEGVFPRFVDPDVPAPAAAPAKAKGKKA; this is translated from the coding sequence ATGTCAGGGCCCCGCGCCTACTACATCACCACGCCGATCTATTACGTGAACGACGCGCCGCATATCGGGCACGCCTATACGACGCTCGCCTGCGATGTGATCGCGCGCTTCATGCGGCTGGACGGGCGGCGGGTCAACTTCCTGACCGGCACGGACGAGCATGGCCAGAAGGTCGAGAAATCGGCCAAGGCCGCCGGCATGACGCCCAAGGATTTCACCGACAAGGTCTCGCAGAACTTCCGCGACCTGGCGGTGGCGATGAATTTCAGCAACGACGATTTCATCCGCACCACCGAGGCGCGGCATATCAGGGCCTGCCAGGCGCTGTGGCAGGCGCTGCTGTCGCGCGGCCATATCTATCTCGGCCATTACGAGGGCTGGTATGCGGTGCGCGACGAGGCCTTCTATGGCGAGGAAGAGCTGACCACCGGCGCCGACGGCAGGAAGCGGGCCCCCTCCGGCGCCGAGGTCGACTGGGTCAAGGAGCCCAGCTACTTCTTCGATCTGTCGAAATGGCAGCAGCCGCTGCTCGATTTCTACGAGAAGCATCCCGACTTCATCGCGCCCGAGACGCGCCGCAACGAGGTGCTGTCTTTCGTGCGCGGCGGACTCACCGATCTCTCGGTGTCGCGCACCAGCTTCAAATGGGGCGTGCCGGTGCCGAACGACCCGGACCACATCATGTATGTGTGGCTCGACGCGCTGACCAACTACATCACGGCGGTGGGCTATCCCGATGTCGGCAGCGAGAGCTACCGCACCTTCTGGCCGGCCGACCTGCATATGGTCGGCAAGGACATCCTGCGCTTCCATACGGTCTATTGGCCGGCCTTTCTGATGGCCGCGGGGCTGGAGCCGCCACGCCGCGTCTTCGCCCATGGCTGGTGGACCAACGAAGGCCAGAAGATCTCCAAGTCGCTGGGCAACGTCATCGATCCGCTGCAGCTCGTCGAAACCTACGGGCTCGACCAGGTGCGCTACTTCCTGCTGCGCGAGGTGCCGTTCGGCAATGACGGCGACTTTTCGCGCCGCGCCATGGTCACGCGCACCAACAGCGATCTCGCCAACGGCCTGGGCAATCTGGCGCAGCGCTCGCTCTCGATGATCAACAAGAACTGCGGCGCGGTCGTGCCCGAAAAGGGGGCGTTGACCGAGGCGGACCGGAAGCTGCTCGGTCAGGCGCAGGACCTGCTGCCGCGCTGGCGCGAGGCGATCGAGACCCAGACCTTCAACCGCGGGCTCGAGACGATCTGGTTCGTCGTCGCCGAGGCCGACCGCTATGTCGACGAGCAGGCGCCCTGGGCGCTGAAGAAGACTGATCCCGCGCGCATGGCGACGGTGCTCTGGGTGCTGGCCGAGACGGTGCGCTATCTCGCCATCCTGGTGCAGCCGGTGATGCCGGAATCCGCGGGCAAGCTGCTCGATCAGCTGGCCGTGCCGCAGGGAAGGCGGAGCTTCGTTCATCTGACGGAAGCCGACGCGCTGAAGGCCGGCACGCCCTTGCCGGCGCCGGAAGGCGTGTTCCCGCGCTTCGTCGATCCGGATGTGCCGGCACCCGCCGCTGCGCCCGCCAAAGCCAAGGGCAAGAAGGCCTGA
- a CDS encoding YdcF family protein, with the protein MTFFLGKFLGWITDPSLWLLLLLLGALIGSFRRRGRGGRVFLLLALLLTLALAVLPVGGWLLLPLENRFPPPASLPEHIDGILVLGGSLDGEASAARGQPVLNDSAERLTAAVALAHAHPEARLIFSGGSSSIWPGQEPEARYVERLLLDLGVPPAQLTIESTSRTTQENAAHLTQLLGAQTQGNWVLVTSASHMPRAVGCFRHLGWQVIPYPVDYRTEGKGEPLKPIEPIAGFADLSVALHEWLGLVAYRIQGATDAWLPAP; encoded by the coding sequence ATGACCTTCTTTCTCGGCAAATTCCTGGGTTGGATCACCGATCCGAGCCTCTGGCTCCTCTTGCTGCTGCTGGGGGCGCTGATCGGCTCCTTCCGCCGGCGCGGACGGGGCGGGCGCGTTTTTCTGCTGCTGGCACTGCTGCTGACCCTCGCCTTGGCGGTCCTCCCGGTCGGCGGGTGGCTGTTGCTGCCGCTCGAGAACCGATTTCCGCCGCCGGCCAGCCTGCCGGAGCATATCGACGGCATCCTGGTGCTGGGCGGCAGTCTGGACGGCGAGGCCTCGGCGGCGCGCGGCCAGCCGGTGCTCAACGATTCCGCCGAGCGCTTGACCGCGGCGGTCGCCCTGGCGCACGCCCATCCCGAAGCCCGGCTGATCTTTTCCGGCGGCAGCAGCTCGATCTGGCCCGGACAGGAGCCGGAAGCGCGCTATGTCGAGCGGCTGCTGCTCGATCTGGGCGTGCCGCCGGCCCAGCTCACCATCGAGAGCACGTCCCGGACCACACAGGAAAACGCCGCCCATCTTACCCAGCTGCTGGGCGCCCAGACGCAGGGCAACTGGGTCCTCGTCACCTCGGCCTCGCATATGCCGCGCGCGGTCGGTTGCTTCCGCCACCTCGGTTGGCAGGTGATTCCCTATCCGGTCGATTACCGGACCGAAGGCAAGGGCGAACCGCTGAAGCCGATCGAACCGATCGCCGGCTTTGCCGATTTGTCGGTGGCGCTTCACGAATGGTTAGGGTTGGTCGCTTATCGCATCCAGGGTGCGACTGATGCGTGGCTGCCGGCGCCGTGA
- a CDS encoding lytic murein transglycosylase: MNRRRVLRALAGGGLALAVAPAVMLGSRPAFAGLDITQFNAWIQGVREEAATRGVSSATLDEAFKGVAFNYDVIALDQKQPESTITFVDYLARVVNDKRVAAGRDLYRQNLALLTRIGTLYGVQPRFIVALWGIESNFGAQQGDYRIVEALATLAYEGRRAEFFRKELINALEILEHHDVSAGNMLGSWAGAMGQCQFMPSSYLRFAVDADGDGKRDIWNSTADVFGSIANYLAGNDWKPDQTWGREVKLPAHLDSNLISLDIQKPLEEWKKLGLRRVDGGDLPVVHKLDASLVRPDDTTGPAYLVYGNYKAIMKWNRSTYFATAVGTLADRIEQG, encoded by the coding sequence ATGAACCGGCGGCGCGTCCTGCGCGCCCTCGCCGGGGGCGGCTTGGCTCTTGCCGTGGCGCCGGCCGTGATGCTTGGCTCGCGCCCGGCCTTCGCCGGCCTGGATATCACGCAGTTCAACGCCTGGATCCAGGGCGTGCGCGAGGAGGCCGCCACGCGCGGCGTCTCGTCCGCCACACTCGACGAAGCATTCAAGGGCGTCGCCTTCAATTATGACGTGATCGCGCTCGATCAGAAGCAGCCCGAAAGCACCATCACCTTCGTCGATTACCTGGCGCGCGTGGTGAACGACAAGCGCGTGGCGGCCGGCCGCGACCTCTATCGGCAGAACCTGGCCCTGTTGACCCGGATCGGCACCCTCTACGGCGTGCAGCCGCGCTTCATCGTGGCGCTCTGGGGCATCGAGAGCAATTTTGGCGCCCAGCAGGGCGATTATCGCATCGTCGAGGCGCTGGCGACCCTCGCCTACGAAGGGCGCCGCGCCGAGTTCTTCCGCAAGGAGCTGATCAACGCCCTGGAGATTCTCGAGCATCACGACGTCAGCGCCGGCAACATGCTGGGCTCCTGGGCCGGCGCCATGGGGCAATGTCAGTTCATGCCCTCGAGCTATTTGCGTTTCGCCGTCGATGCCGACGGCGACGGCAAGCGCGACATCTGGAACTCGACCGCCGACGTGTTCGGCTCGATCGCCAATTACCTTGCCGGCAACGACTGGAAGCCCGATCAGACCTGGGGACGCGAGGTCAAGCTGCCGGCTCATCTCGACAGCAACCTGATCTCGCTCGACATCCAAAAACCCCTCGAGGAATGGAAGAAGCTGGGCTTGCGGCGGGTCGATGGCGGCGATCTGCCGGTGGTCCATAAGCTCGACGCGTCGCTGGTCCGGCCCGACGACACGACGGGCCCCGCCTACCTCGTCTATGGAAACTACAAGGCGATCATGAAATGGAATCGCTCGACTTATTTCGCGACCGCCGTCGGCACGCTCGCCGATCGGATCGAGCAGGGTTAA
- a CDS encoding class I SAM-dependent methyltransferase, with the protein MTSPTSFLEEPLALSAPLAREIAPTLCHRDPASGESCAWYHGFWQYLRLFDFITTPRDHAEFYRAALTPAIAAGQRRVLISGTADYALLHCLRWIFEAQGASPTVTVLDLCATPLRLNEWYAARHGLAVRAVRSDILAYSQASPFDMICTHSFLGRFAPEVRPTLVARWHELLRPGGRVVTVNRIRPEAPERVGFTPAQAKGLRERVLAATAAAQDRIDVSPEVIATMADAYAHAKQKTHPVRSVAELEELFHGAGFRLEQVVVAPVGPRSTQAPLGPTMSGGANYAQIIAIRD; encoded by the coding sequence ATGACATCTCCGACTTCCTTCCTCGAAGAACCGCTCGCCCTCTCGGCCCCCCTGGCGCGCGAGATCGCGCCAACCCTTTGTCATCGCGATCCCGCCAGCGGCGAGAGCTGCGCCTGGTATCACGGCTTCTGGCAATATCTGCGCCTGTTCGATTTCATCACCACGCCGCGCGACCATGCCGAGTTCTATCGGGCGGCGCTGACGCCGGCGATCGCGGCCGGGCAGCGCCGCGTGCTGATCTCCGGGACGGCCGACTATGCGCTGCTCCATTGCCTGCGCTGGATCTTCGAGGCGCAAGGCGCCAGCCCCACCGTCACCGTGCTGGATCTCTGTGCCACGCCGCTGCGCCTCAATGAATGGTATGCCGCACGCCATGGGCTGGCGGTCCGAGCGGTCCGCAGCGACATTCTCGCCTACAGCCAGGCCTCGCCCTTCGACATGATCTGTACCCATTCCTTCCTCGGGCGCTTTGCACCGGAGGTCCGGCCGACGCTGGTGGCGCGCTGGCATGAGCTGCTGCGGCCGGGCGGCCGTGTGGTCACGGTCAACCGCATCCGGCCCGAGGCGCCCGAGCGCGTCGGCTTCACGCCCGCCCAGGCCAAGGGCCTGCGCGAGCGCGTGCTGGCTGCGACGGCGGCGGCGCAGGACCGGATCGACGTCTCGCCGGAAGTCATCGCGACCATGGCCGACGCCTACGCCCACGCCAAGCAGAAGACCCACCCGGTGCGCTCGGTGGCGGAGCTGGAAGAATTGTTCCACGGGGCCGGTTTCCGCCTGGAGCAGGTGGTCGTGGCGCCCGTCGGTCCGCGCTCGACGCAGGCGCCGCTCGGCCCCACCATGTCGGGCGGCGCCAACTACGCCCAGATCATCGCGATCCGCGACTGA
- the tmk gene encoding dTMP kinase, with product MARGRFITFEGGEGAGKSTQAKRLATWLEGQGRNVLLTREPGGSPGAEEIRKLLVQGATDRWDPMTETLLHFAARRDHLERVIRPALAAGQWVLSDRFADSTLAYQGYGHGVDRDFIALLEKAVVGSQRPDLTLILDLPVAQGLERAGARRGPETRYEDMAQAFHERLRQGFLAIAAQEPRRCRVIDATASLDAVQAKLRAAMTEAFPAELRQAP from the coding sequence ATGGCGCGCGGCCGCTTCATTACGTTCGAGGGCGGCGAGGGCGCGGGCAAATCCACGCAAGCCAAGCGTCTCGCTACCTGGCTCGAAGGGCAGGGGCGCAACGTGCTGCTGACCCGCGAGCCCGGCGGGTCGCCCGGGGCCGAGGAAATCCGCAAGCTGCTGGTCCAGGGCGCCACCGACCGCTGGGATCCCATGACCGAGACCCTGCTGCATTTCGCGGCGCGGCGCGACCATCTCGAGCGCGTCATCCGCCCGGCCCTGGCCGCGGGGCAGTGGGTGCTGTCCGATCGCTTCGCGGATTCGACCCTGGCCTATCAGGGCTATGGCCATGGCGTCGATCGCGATTTCATTGCGCTCCTCGAGAAGGCCGTCGTCGGCTCGCAGCGCCCGGACCTGACCCTGATCCTCGATCTGCCGGTGGCCCAGGGCCTCGAACGCGCCGGCGCGCGGCGGGGGCCCGAGACCCGCTATGAGGACATGGCCCAGGCCTTTCACGAGCGGCTGCGCCAGGGCTTTCTCGCGATCGCGGCACAGGAGCCTCGACGCTGCCGTGTCATCGACGCGACCGCCAGCCTCGATGCGGTCCAGGCGAAACTGCGCGCCGCGATGACCGAGGCGTTCCCGGCCGAACTGAGGCAGGCTCCATGA
- a CDS encoding DNA polymerase III subunit delta' encodes MSDEPQQAWPAPRENPDLIGHEEAEASLAAAVASGRLAHGWLITGPRGIGKATLAFRFARYLLANRGAEAEAPGLFGAAETAAPAGLRTDPNLPVFRRIASGGHADLITVERSWDEKKKKRRGEIVIGDVRDIGQFLHLTPAEGGWRVVVVDCAEDMNRNAANAVLKVLEEPPRRSVLLLVSHAPGRLLPTIRSRCRRLALKPLADAQVRALLARYRPGLEPADQALLVWLAQGSIGRALALAEEEGLELYHELGEQLGRLPDLDIPAVHDFADRLARDREGDRFRTAADLLEGWMARLLRTASLGRPDPGIPPEEAQILGRLAGSRGLDQWLALWEKVTRLIAGAEQADLDLKQVWIGAMLALAGQGRR; translated from the coding sequence ATGAGCGACGAACCGCAGCAGGCTTGGCCGGCCCCGCGCGAGAATCCCGATCTCATCGGCCATGAGGAGGCCGAAGCGTCGCTGGCGGCCGCGGTGGCGTCGGGCCGCCTCGCGCATGGCTGGCTGATCACGGGCCCGCGCGGCATCGGCAAGGCGACCCTGGCCTTTCGTTTCGCGCGCTATCTGCTGGCGAACCGCGGCGCCGAGGCCGAGGCACCGGGACTGTTCGGCGCCGCCGAGACGGCCGCGCCCGCGGGCTTGCGCACCGATCCCAACCTGCCGGTGTTCCGGCGCATCGCGAGCGGCGGTCACGCCGACCTCATCACGGTCGAGCGCAGTTGGGACGAGAAGAAGAAAAAGCGCCGCGGCGAGATCGTCATCGGCGACGTCCGCGATATCGGCCAGTTCCTGCATCTGACGCCGGCGGAAGGCGGCTGGCGTGTGGTCGTCGTGGACTGTGCCGAGGACATGAACCGCAATGCCGCCAATGCGGTGCTCAAGGTGCTCGAAGAGCCGCCGCGCCGCTCGGTGTTGCTGCTGGTGAGCCATGCGCCGGGACGGCTCCTGCCGACCATCCGTTCGCGCTGCCGCCGGCTGGCGCTGAAGCCGCTCGCCGACGCGCAGGTGCGCGCTCTCCTGGCCCGCTATCGGCCCGGGCTCGAGCCGGCCGATCAGGCGCTGCTGGTCTGGCTGGCGCAAGGGAGCATCGGCCGCGCCCTGGCATTGGCCGAGGAGGAGGGGCTCGAGCTCTATCACGAGCTGGGCGAGCAGCTCGGCCGGCTGCCCGACCTCGACATCCCGGCCGTCCATGATTTCGCCGACCGCCTCGCCCGCGATCGCGAGGGCGACCGGTTCCGCACCGCGGCCGATCTGCTGGAAGGCTGGATGGCGCGGCTGCTGAGGACAGCCTCCCTGGGCCGCCCGGACCCTGGAATTCCGCCTGAAGAGGCCCAGATTCTGGGACGTCTGGCCGGGTCCCGCGGACTTGATCAATGGCTGGCCCTGTGGGAAAAGGTCACGCGCCTGATCGCCGGGGCCGAGCAGGCCGATCTCGATCTGAAACAGGTCTGGATCGGCGCCATGCTAGCCTTGGCCGGGCAGGGACGGCGCTGA